The following coding sequences lie in one Apium graveolens cultivar Ventura chromosome 1, ASM990537v1, whole genome shotgun sequence genomic window:
- the LOC141719634 gene encoding uncharacterized protein LOC141719634 has product MGKLIDTRALFPVLMIMLVLAGSVQESAGRTCGNTFFSSLIQMIPCRAAVAPFSPIQPSPSCCAAIKALGQPCLCVLVNGPQISGVDRNMALQLPDKCTANFEPCEIMKK; this is encoded by the exons ATGGGAAAGCTCATCGACACACGGGCATTATTTCCGGTGCTTATGATTATGTTGGTGCTGGCAGGATCAGTGCAGGAGAGTGCTGGACGTACATGTGGGAACACATTCTTCTCCTCATTGATTCAAATGATTCCTTGTCGTGCAGCAGTTGCTCCCTTCAGCCCCATTCAACCAAGTCCTTCTTGTTGTGCTGCAATCAAAGCGCTCGGACAGCCTTGTCTTTGCGTGCTCGTCAACGGTCCTCAGATTTCTGGTGTGGATCGTAACATGGCATTGCAGCTACCTGATAAATGCACTGCTAATTTTGAACCAT GTGAGATTATGAAGAAATGA